Below is a window of Glandiceps talaboti chromosome 15, keGlaTala1.1, whole genome shotgun sequence DNA.
agacattttaCGGTTTTCTAAACTTTTTGAGGATGAACTAACTTTAGACAATCTATCAAGAGCCCAGTTAGTTGCTCTATGCAAACTACTATTACTGCAACCTATTGGAACAAACAACTTCCTGAGATTCCAGCTACGTATGAAACTACGATCACTACATGCTGATGATAAGGTGAGTTTGTTGGTCGTACAATTTTCTTAAAGGGGAATAAACTCATACTCAAACCATGTCATGAAATACATGCTGTTTTACACTAGGATTACATCCCAATGTAATATTGAAAAGAATACATGCCACGCTAGGCAATTTTTGAATGAAACCTTCAGAGTTTTCCTTGGAATCCAAATATGGAACATTGAAAAATTGATGTGTTAAATCTTCTTCTCATAATAAATGTGTGAATTTAATCACTTTTTTGTGAAGATATTAGTACAAAACTCAATTTGTAATAGAAACCTAACCTGCAGAAAACATTTCTGTGACAAAGTTTAGCAAAGTATAGTTTATATGCATATAAAGAAGAGCtaataaaatgtacagttgtgttgTATACTGGTCTGTCTTCTGTCTCAGATTAATATTACTGATATTTCAATAATCTTAGCTTTGTCAGTTAAAGTTTGAAAAtggttatgtaaattgtaattacaTATAGGATGAGGGAATCTGCTATCATTAAGAGTCGTGTGTTAGTCCAACTAACTCATGAATTTAGTATGCTTTGTCATTTTAAGCTCAAGATGGGTGGGATGGAATAAAGTGTCTTATCTGGTtagtctgtatgtctgtccacCATAGGAATCATGTTAGAATTCTTTTCTTTGCCAGAAGGAATGACATGTCTTTCCACTTTGCACTGTTATGTTACATAATTGATAGTGTACATGATACTAGTTCAGTCTGACCTTCATACATTGACTATTTTCTATCATCTGTGTTGCTTAGTTGATACAACAGGAAGGAATTGATAACTTATCTGTACCAGAGTTACAGTCAGCATGCCAGGCACGTGGTATGAGAGCCCTGGGTGTACCCATCCAAAGGCTGAAATCACAACTAGAACAGGTAAAGGAATTCATTCACTTCAAAAAGACATACTatagtgtatgtacatgggtaCCGATAGTACAATTTATACTGCTACTTTAAATAAATATGCCAAAGATGTTTGCGtgagttttatttcaattttattcctGTACTTGCAGGAAACAATAAATATTTGGTATCTACCATCtgcatttcaatatattttactCAGATTGATTAATTTCCTAGAAGGTTATTCTTCACTTGTACTTACTGTCTGTCAACATGTTTTTTGGTCAACTGAAAGATTAGTTGTCGTCAGCAACAGTCTTGTTAACCTCTAACATCAGTTTGTAAGGAATTGTGGAAGGAATGTACACAATGACAAATCTTGCAGTCAAATATTATGGCTCTTGTCTCATGTTAGTTAATAGCatgttttttgtgtttctctTCTAGTGGTTAGAACTACACTTGAATGAACAGATACCCTCATCTTTACTGTTGCTTTCAAGAACGCTGTACTTGCCAGAAACTCTATCAGCACAGGAGCAATTGAAAGAGACACTTACAACTCTACCAGAAAGTATGGTAAGTGTTTACATAGTCTGTGAGGCATGTCATGATGGggtatctcccccccccccacacacacacacacacactcatctGCCTACTTTTTCACCCCTTTAAACTTTTGAATTTGTTGAAAACTAGACTCTTATTACTTGAATGAAGGTcaagtatttttgttttcctgtGAAAGTATATTACAGGTCATAAATGTAGGTTGGGTTTTGATCATTGATAGCTTTGGATATAAAGAAAAGACCTATGAAATGTCATggatgtatgttttgaaatattagtAGATCAGGTCACCAAGTTATAGaaagtatttcatttctttttgttactaTGTCTCTTTAGACCGAAGAAGCCAAAATCAAGATTGCTGAGGTAGAAGGAGAAAAGGTTGACCATGCAactaaggtcaaggtcataaAGATGGAAGAAGAAGCTATCGCTAGGGAAAGAGCTGAACGACAGAAACAGAAAGAAGAGGAGGacatgaagaagaagaaaatggTAAGTAACAGAGTGTTATGTGACATGgttagttattattattataatattctATCAGTTTATTAAGTTATAACTATTACAAAATTTATCCTGCGTTTGCTTCCATCTGGACTAAAGTTAGCATCCACTTCAGAACCTGTCTGGCATTCATTCTATCTGGAGAAGAAATGTGTACCTGTGTCAGTTTTTGAAATACTGTTAAATCTATGATGGAATAGGTTTACAGCTTATCAGTATACAAAGGATCATatgataataaatgtattgtatCACACTCATTTGTGCATGCCAAGTGTGTGGATACAGTACATCATTGTTATCAAAACTGATTTTTGAAGACTACAAGAATAACGCTAAAGACTTCTCTAACATTTTTCTCGAAGAAACACATACTAGATTAATTGTGAAACACAGAAAACACAATTAAAGACTTGTATTTATGCAAAAAAGACAAATTCTACCTGTGAACTCAACTCAtaattttccatcattttcttTGATGTTCAGCAAGAAGAATTATTGACAGCAGCAAAGGAAGCAGCAATTGATGTTGATAATTTAGTAAGTGAATTTCAACATTTCTTTTTCACAACGTGTTCTTTAGGCTCAGCAACCTATCAAACaaaagtaattttatttttctccGGCAGAGTGGAAGAAATGctacaaaatatttgttgtgatgtgtgtgtgttcaagtATTGTATGCCACTGTGGACGCATAATACCACATTCAGAGAAAgaattctacactttaagatgaAAGAATCAGAATACAGAACATTTAATTCCaacatcaaaatgaatgattttaATCATGTTCACGTAAAGACTCACTTCAGGTTAGGATTGAAATCTAGTTGTGAAAACTGGTTGTCaggcagagttatagaaaaaagttggtccagaacaaaagtaTGATACTATGTAATCCTATTAAAGATAACACTACTGTGGTGACGTGGGATTGAAATATGGCTTTTTAATCATACTTTTTTTACAGTATTTAAATCAAAATTGCTATTATTGGTACAAATTGCGGAAATGGTTCCCAAAGTCaatgtactggtagttcctgaaaaccataaatttcaacagaaaatataCAACAATCTGGTTGAAAGTCACTCGTGTTTAGTAAGAAGTATATATAGAGCAAAGGAAAGTACAAGCTGGCAAACGTACATCATAATAattcatagttttttttagattttttgaTCGCTTTTGACATAGAGAGATTCCAAATTAGAGTAACAGAGAAAAGTTTACAAATTCTTGTCAAATGTAATCAATGTTCTGAACTGAGATGTTATTTGTTTTCAGGGAGAGGCTCCCATGGTATTCAAGTATGACATCTTTACCAAAGCTGCTGAAATAGAAGAGAAAGCTAAAGACATTGATTACACAGAAGATGTGACATGCACCAAAGAAGACATCCAAATTATCAGTGAAGCTGTTACCAGTTTGTCAGAGAAAAAAGAAACACTGGCCAAAGAAAAGGACGAACTTGATGAATTGAAGGAAGACATTGAAGAATATCAAGAAGTGAGTCACATGTTTAGACCAAAAGATTTCTTATTGTGTATACTCCTGTCACTCATAACAAACAtctgaatactatctataggtTATTGTTTAGTTTGGGTTTAACAGAAGTGCCAACTATGATGATTCTTGTAGTCTTAGATAGAAATAATGATGGGGATTGTACCACAAGGCTACGTACTCTTATGcagatatttctatttttttgttAGCCACAAGTTTGATTCCACACTTTTCTTCACCTCCTTGTTTCTATGGGTTTCATTTATGTACAGTGACATTCATAATATGTGTATACTAGAATGACCATTGTATGTCTCACCTCATATTCAAATATACCCTTATTTAGttattaaaatgacataattttgacAGTACTAAAAAATGTTGATATGCCAGTCTTGGATACCAAACCACTTTGAGTTTATGTATCACCTCTAACTTGTCATGTCAACTGCAACATACTCCTTGAAAACCcaggattaaaatctaggtgtgatATTGTGTGAAAGGCCCACTTAGGAGGAGGATTATAATCTAGGTCTGAAATTGTGTAAAAGGCCCACTTAGGAGGAGGATTATAATCTAGGTGTGATATACTATTGTTTGGAagaactatagaaaaagtttgGCCACAATAAATGTATGATTCCATGTAATCCAAATACAATGAAccgggattgaaacatagccctttatGGTACCTGGGACATAGTATCTCAGTTATTATATAGACTGTAATAAAACAACAGGATTTActtttccatcttttttttACTCAGGATATTGAAGATCTAAAGgaagttgccatggaaacagagaTAATCGAATCTAAGGCTAGCAAGAGACTTGGCAAACGGGTCAACAAAATGATATTCAGAATCAACAATATTGTCTCTGAATtggaagaagaaaagaaaataatgcAGAAAGAAATGAAAGTAGACAAAGAGAAACTGGAAAAGGCAGAAGGAACTATCAAAGAAGAAGTGCAGGAAAGAGTTGATGAAAAACAGTATGTGTCTACTTCCTAGTTTGCCTGAAATTTTTGTTGTGCTACATTGTGGTCAACATATTGTGTACCTTTATAGTAAAAAACAGTCATACAATGTTTCTGTTCTGGATACTTTATCAAAGAAACCTCTTGGTTATGATCAAGAAAATAATCAGGGTTCACCATACATATTTGTGAAATAGAAGTCAGCATTATATTATAATGAACtatttagaatccaatatggacGCAGAATGtaccatttgcatattaattgaATTTATATGATTTTCTTACTTTATGtgataaattcatattttttaacaGGGAAGGTATCATCAGAGTCGATGAATTGGTTGAAGCAATGAAGAAATTGGAAAGTGTTCCTGATGATGCTAAAATTCGACGAATTGCTGATGTCTTAGATGAAGATCATGATGGTATAATCAGATTAGAAGATGTCGTCAAGGTAACATATGATCAGTGTTTTCAGTTGCCAAGGCTACAACCTGGAGTGGACTTATTGACTGAGTTCTCACTGTTTTGTAGTAAATCTGCTGTGTACCCGCCATTATGTAATGTCATTAAAACTTTGCACAAGGGTGAAATGAAACATGGTGTGCatgaactttattttgatttgtcattAGATAAGATATGGCCAATGATTTATATTGTCCTTTGCAAAGCATATTCTATCAGAAAACCAGTTATGTAGTTACATCAGAATAATTTCTCAGACAAGTAGATATAACTATCTATTTAGTAGTAATGTAGTCCTTAGAAAGGAGTCCTTCAAGGTGAACTTACTGTAGGTGTATACACTGGAAGTGATATTTGCATAGTGTGCTGTAATTATCAGTTTATTGTCAATGTCGTCAGTATTTGTCTTTTTCTCAGATACCCTATCATGTGAGGGTTATCTAACATTAGTCTTTAGTTTGTTGTGTTTCTCTTAAGGCaatattaaatattgttttattggaCTGTTTTCTACACAGGCTATTGAAGTGATTGCCAAGGAAGAGATTGAACTAAGCACCAAACAGATTGGTGAAATCATGGACCTCATCAGTAAAGAAGAGAACATTGAAAGCCTGGAAAAAGATATAGAGAAGAGAGAACAAGAAATTGAAAACAGACTCTAAATTAAAACCGAAATGACTTTAGTTTAATCAGATTATAACTGGCAATAACCAGTAAAACAGCACCACAATGAGTTCTGGATTGAATGtgtatttatacattgtgtGTGCATATCAGATAATATACTGAACTGCACTATTTTAAATTGGTGAAATTTATAGAGATACTTTGAAAATACTCTACCATGTAGAAACTCATTGCAATGAACTCAACACTTGCATCAAAGTTGCCAACCATTTAACAGGAGTGTCACCAGAAACCGGATGCTTATTTAGTAAAACTTATTGGCCAGATAAATTGCTCCCCACACAGAGACTTTATTTGGTAATTAACAAGATATTTAGTCTGTTTTTAAACTAATTTTATCATTGAATCTGGCAGCTCTCCTGTCaatgtttatataaactttCTTCAAATCACTTTTAGAGGGGTGGCTGCTTCATGGTGCATGggttttgattaaaaaaaattaaatgccCAATTGTTATCCATTTATCCTGTTAAATGATTATCCATTTTAtcctgaaaatgaaaaatgtcatcaaaGCTTACCAAAATATGTTGGCCAAGGAGATAATATAGATATGTGTACAACCCCTACAGGAAATGGTTTCTTTCAGACCGAAGAGTTAAATTTGTAACTTAACTAACGGTGATTCCAGCAAAACTACGAAGTGCCTTGCTGATTACCAACTGAATTCTCTGTATGCCTAGCTATATATTTAGGTATATTGCTAACTGTTGAGTCTGAGTTcatctagtcttgctgctagacccctcggGCTATTGTGCTCACTGTGAAGGCGACCAAAGGTTGCTAGTGAGGGCTATAGCGTTCACCCTAGAGCTCGATTGCACCTTTcagaagaaagcctgaggtctagcagctaccCTAGGGTTCCTCATACcattaatataatttataaaatattagaAATCATATTGATGAATTTGTGACAattttttcactgaaattttCAGATGGATTGTGATGATATGCTCAATCCCAGCAATTTTATTGGAGTGTGTTGGCGatgttttgtacatatatgtttactACAGACCAGTTTTGTATTTCATGATAACAAATCTGATGGCCGGGGGTGGTGGGTCCTTGCACGTAAATTTATAGTACATTATATACAGGTACATGAAGAACTAGCGATATATCTGAAAGTGTCAGACATTTTGGTCAGCTAGGTtgttattactctggtaattgagccttccgtttactaagatagacacaaacttaaaCTGTTGAGGCAACATGTtaatacaacagtgataaagtattgaatggatgttggtttaattatagtcccAGTAGGGAGGCGTCCACAgagaacttgcagtgtactgtttcagtgcttccaatgtttacactatgttgatcacagggtaaTTAGCatcgcacaacagaggaatTGCTATCACCCTcttgtgtaatctatcacattAAAGAACAATACATTGAGTTTGTGccctatcttagtaaaccgaaggccaTTGTACAGTATGTTAGAGTGTTTTCCTGCAAATTATAAAAAATGGAAATAAGAgaaagaaaatttacaaaaagaaagtgacattttagCATTAAGTAAACGTTTTTTTCAGATGTGTTTAGtctttagtgtgtgtgtgtgtgtggtgggggtgggggtgggggttgacccaaataatacattttactgTGATGTACTGTCTTTACAGTCAATCTGACTGGTATTCCCACTCACACAATAATACTGCAGCTGATCTTAAAATGATATATCAGCTCATTTAATATGTGAATAAGAATACTTAAGTGTATGAAAATATAACTATCAATATGCTGCAAATAACTAGATTTGATAACAATAATGGCTTCCATGTTCAACTCCAAGCCAGTCATCATTCTGGACAAATGAtacaaatttgatttgaattgtaTATTAAATGTTGGTTGTATGAAGGGAAAGTATGGTGTACATATGTTTTGTAAATAGATAATTTAGACGTTGTGTTGGTTCATGTATTGTGTTCTCTGAATATGTTGTGATATTATATAAAGAGAAGTGACAAGTTTTGGTGTAtaacaatgtctgtctgtatcagtGACTGTGTGACAGAAATGCATCCTTGAatatcattcaaagttggcacaatgatagtacatgtacatacaaatgtaatgcaatgcaatgaaacatacattcaaacttggcacaatgATAGTACATGAACATTCAAACTTGGCAAAATGACACTACTTGTACATTCAAATTTGGCACAATGATAGCACATGAacattcaaacttggcacaatgATAGTACATGAacattcaaacttggcacaatgATAGTACATGAacattcaaacttggcacaatgATAGCACATGAacattcaaacttggcacaatgATAGCACATGAacattcaaacttggcacaatgatagtacactgtacaacattttacccacaactctctctgatttgtagtgttggacatcatctccttgaagtcagacaaatctcaccagtgtataggtttttgtaaaaacattttttccatttggcaagcgtagaattgccactggtgagtttctgaatacccattttcattggttctggtACCAGTgctttattgtagaaggagtagcaattttaggaatttgtcagaagattttcttgaaagacatgcagaatatttgcgacgaaactaaggaaaatatatgcacctgttactgtatgactttgccaaagatatagatttatttgaataggtatgacaaaagaaatttacatactaaaactcatcatacacactgactacccaagttattgacactttggcagtgaaaagtgttttattcacagcacatgcttaatttagttgttagttcatttctatacaaaatttataactttatttttgattcctaagcgttcttttgctacatattaattaaacttaattactatgcttaaaatgttgaaaagtatggattattgaaaaagttataaaataaggaacctccaagcatactggtcagagagagttgtgggtaagatattgtacagtgtagtacatatatatgcataaccTCATTATGCAATGCTTTAATATTGACAACCAGATGTTTTATTATGTATGACTAAGCAACCATATTTCTGTCAGTAGCTGGttagaaaaattacaaaaagaaTAAAAGACCACAAAAGGTATCAAGGTGAGGACTGCTGTTTGCAgtcatgtaatatgtatgtgtttgctTAACAATAAAATACATCCTTGCACAGAAATTtaatgtgattttattttataacacGTGAAGTGATGTTTTGGctgaaataaataattcattattCCAACTACTTGCGTATTCTTGCATTGTTTTTCACCAACAgaaatgactgactgactgacctgTCTCTGTAGAAACGTTTACAACTACAATTTAATTCAAATTGCTGAGGTTAACCAGAAATATACTCAGAGATGCACGTCAATgcaaaaatattacaatgacaAGGTGGCTATCACATGTTCGTATGTATTATTTCTGTATAGAAGATACAAGATATGGATTCATGTCACAGTCtttgtatatattaatgtatctcagtatgtgtgtgtgtgtgtgtgtgtgtgtgtgtgtaccagTGTGCTAGAATACAAGGTACATGAAGTGAACTAAGAGGGTAAACAATGGGACTGATAAAAAGCATACTGTTGACATAGGTACGGATCAGATCCAATGATATCATCCAAAGGTGAGCCTGTCCTTAACCAGTTATTCTTTCATTAAAAATACAGTGTCTTGGTTGATATTTCTTTCTGCATCATCCTTAGTATCACCCAAAGACATACTACTTTCATACCACAGACTATTAAACCACACACACCATAGTAGGAAATACACACACTACTATAATTAGGATTTTTATTCTTAAACCTGCAAGCATATTAGCAGTGCATATGAAATACCATTACAAAGAATTTACCATAAAACCAGTGTCTTGTACTGTTAGAGTCAATAAAAATCTGCTAATCTTTGTCAATACAATTTCAGTCTATTCAAACTAAGTTTGAGAATCAACTATTGATTCACGTACATTAGAACCCAGGGTTTTAACTATACttaaacctgtactagctgtaactgggataTTTTCagcaaataaccaaagatatattcactaaaaattgctCAGTTATTATAAAAAAGACAATTGCATCTcataattagtggtcaatagtatctgtaggtagtgtagtggtaagTTTAAATTTTGAGTGAAAGTttagttttgaatctgtcaccatgttaaaactgtactggtgtaactggagtatcatttttaaatcagacaaccacaatatattcactgaaaattgttaacatATTCAGATGTTGTACATTTTAATTAaccagtggttgatattatccataagcagtacagaaacagcttgaaatcatgattgtcaTTAAAGGCCATGGATGCAGATTGATttgatatatcatgtatacagatacataAAAGGCATTTATCCACATGTGATGTGGTACTTTTCACGGTGTAGGATATTATTAATAAGTTATTGTACTTAAAAACATGctctagttgcagctagtacagttTTATTATCCAGACTACAAAGTCACTTTTATCTGTAGTTTCAATCCAAAATACAGTATAGTAGTTGCACACCAAAATAAGACTCTTGTTTATAATTGCAATCTGGTGTAACaaattatcattatctatcatGTAATCCAGAATACCAAATTGCTTTGCTATTCTGTAATTGCAATCCAGAATAACCAAGTCACCATTACAAATCTATAATTTCAATATGTTATACAAAATAGCTTATCTTTTTATTGATACAGGAGATTTCGCCTTTAAGCAAATGCAATaatatgtaaacatgtacaatgtatcaagatcagtgagactgatcaccaGGTTTTATGTTTAAagatagatagacacaataaagatcaCATATAAACATCATTTGCAAGTAAAGATGAAATCTCCTGTAATTGAAATCCAGAGTAACAAATCATTATTACTAATTGCAATCCAGAACAACAAATGGCTACAGAGaataacaaatttgaaatgacacTTCATTTATGCTGGGAGTCCAGAATACCAAATTATGATCATTTATGGTTGCAATCCGGAATAACAAATCCCTATTAATAATAGCAAAATATATTATGCTAAATTTTTGCTCTGAAAATCTACGTAAATGTCATTTTAAGCAACCCTGGTTTTCTTCTGATATGGCTAATGAAGCAAATGTTAAAATTCTGTTGAAATTTGCATTTGCCCACTTATAATGCCAATTCTCTTCAAAGAAATAGTTTTGTTATAAATGCAAGTCAGTTCTCTGTGTGTTTTCTCTAGAGCTGTAACTACATAGGCCTCTAGGCCAACTAGgagttttttaaaataacattttttttcttgaaatattaGTCACTATATTTACATAATCAAGTCTTAAAAGCATATGTAATGTTGACTTATTGATTCAAGGTATAATCTGTGTTATGTAGTATGTGAtcaactcatttacataattgaaTAAACACATGGAACATTTGATAATAAATTTAGTTCTCTCTTTAAAAGGATAATGGTTGGATCTAGCCAATCATATTAAAAAACCTTGACATCTTGTTCAATCACTTTTAAAGTCAATTAATGTGTCACCCAAGAAATTACCAGCTTTCTAGTCAatttaatttgcattttaaattattaattatcaGCTTTTCTAATGAGGTACATTGGGTTGATGCTTATCCAATAAATTATCAGCTTTCAAAATGGGTCAGGTGGCTGAATGCTTAGCCAATCAACTATCAGTTTTCTCAATGGGTCAAGTTGACGAATACTTAGCCAATCGACTATCAGCTTTCTCAATGGATCAAATTGATGAATACTTAGCCAATCAGCTATCAGCTTCCTCAATGGATCAAGTTGAT
It encodes the following:
- the LOC144446505 gene encoding mitochondrial proton/calcium exchanger protein-like translates to MSLILRRQCVNCCSLTKKNMLRSYIHTGNYLHKGCQRHTSTLGKTYRLNSTLSWQRRWDLKTHIPAISLITEKSHCNSQSLLSVNLQYKNLAHNYANSHSFSISRTFHTSSLHLKDGLAPDSKVESTVKNLKKKKEKQEVTVKSEEKGTTVALPKKSLWQRFVAEVKHYYHGFRLLGLDIKVSCRHLWHILQGDSLTRRERRQLIRTTSDLFRLVPFSVFIIIPFMEFLLPVALMLFPNMLPSTFQDATKRKEKLKKELKVKLEMAKFLQDTIEESAVQKKKDKTAKSAHEFASFIDKIRASGVQATNEDILRFSKLFEDELTLDNLSRAQLVALCKLLLLQPIGTNNFLRFQLRMKLRSLHADDKLIQQEGIDNLSVPELQSACQARGMRALGVPIQRLKSQLEQWLELHLNEQIPSSLLLLSRTLYLPETLSAQEQLKETLTTLPESMTEEAKIKIAEVEGEKVDHATKVKVIKMEEEAIARERAERQKQKEEEDMKKKKMQEELLTAAKEAAIDVDNLGEAPMVFKYDIFTKAAEIEEKAKDIDYTEDVTCTKEDIQIISEAVTSLSEKKETLAKEKDELDELKEDIEEYQEDIEDLKEVAMETEIIESKASKRLGKRVNKMIFRINNIVSELEEEKKIMQKEMKVDKEKLEKAEGTIKEEVQERVDEKQEGIIRVDELVEAMKKLESVPDDAKIRRIADVLDEDHDGIIRLEDVVKAIEVIAKEEIELSTKQIGEIMDLISKEENIESLEKDIEKREQEIENRL